In Panicum virgatum strain AP13 chromosome 4N, P.virgatum_v5, whole genome shotgun sequence, a single window of DNA contains:
- the LOC120671444 gene encoding F-box protein AFR-like, translated as MSFSSMSKQQVLDAGEGAGEEVVELIPGLPEEVAEKCLLHLPFLYHRLFRTVSSTWNRFLTDAPAKPLLLAPAPAAAAAAVSVSFSLPFLFAFAFDPTSRRLQCQALDPFSRRWLLLPPVPGGAAAGSFAVVGLPRRGEIYVIGGVEEGGDKAVRSVAVYSAARNGWEAAAAMRTPRGYMAAGEVGGRVAVAGEDGEAEVFDPEAGRWLPAAPRRGATVARYDAAAAGGKLYVTEGWAWPFERAPRGAVYDAAADSWREMARGMREGWTGSCAVAGGRMYIVAEYGEWRLKRYDEARDEWRMVAGGGVPPEVRRPHVVAGEVGEVAGGRRRIYVVGAGLDVAVGTVSAAAAAGGPHGVEEEVVEWEVVKGPAEFAGLAPCNAQVLYA; from the coding sequence ATGAGCTTCTCGTCCATGAGCAAGCAGCAGGTGCTggacgccggcgagggcgcggggGAGGAGGTCGTGGAGCTGATCCCGGGCCTGCCGGAGGAGGTGGCCGAGAAGTGCCTCCTCCACCTGCCCTTCCTCTACCACCGCCTCTTCCgcaccgtctcctccacctggaaCCGCTTCCTCACCGACGCCCCCGCCAAGCCGCTGCTgctcgcccccgcccccgccgctgcggcggccgcTGTGTCGGTGTCGTTCTCGCTGCCGTTCCTCTTCGCCTTCGCGTTTGACCCCACGTCGCGGCGCCTCCAGTGCCAGGCGCTCGACCCGTTCTCCCGGAGGTGGCTCCTGCTCCCGCCGgtgcccggcggcgccgcggccgggtCGTTCGCGGTGGTCGGGCTCCCCCGCCGCGGCGAGATCTACGTGATTGGGGGCGTCGAGGAGGGCGGCGACAAGGCCGTGCGGAGCGTGGCCGTGTACAGCGCCGCGCGGAACgggtgggaggcggcggcggcgatgcggaCGCCCCGCGGGTACATGGCGGCCGGGGAGGTGGGCGGACGCGTGGCGGTGGCCGGGGaggacggcgaggcggaggtgttCGACCCGGAGGCCGGGCGGTggctcccggcggcgccgcgccgcggcgcgaCGGTGGCACGGtacgacgccgcggcggcgggcgggaagCTGTACGTGACGGAGGGGTGGGCGTGGCCGTTCGAGCGCGCGCCGCGGGGCGCGGTGTACGACGCCGCGGCCGACTCGTGGCGCGAGATGGCGCGCGGGATGCGGGAGGGGTGGACGGGCTcctgcgccgtcgccggcgggcggATGTACATCGTGGCGGAGTACGGGGAGTGGCGCCTGAAGCGGTACgacgaggcccgggacgagtggcggatggtggccggcggcggggtgccGCCCGAGGTGCGGCGCCCGcacgtcgtcgccggcgaggtcggggaggtcgccggcgggaggcggaggATATACGTCGTCGGCGCCGGGCTGGACGTCGCCGTGGGCACGgtgtccgccgccgcagccgccggtgGCCCTCAcggcgtcgaggaggaggtggtggagtgGGAGGTCGTCAAGGGCCCCGCCGAGTTCGCCGGCCTCGCGCCCTGCAACGCGCAGGTCCTCTACGCTTGA